In Oryza brachyantha chromosome 1, ObraRS2, whole genome shotgun sequence, the following are encoded in one genomic region:
- the LOC102710640 gene encoding U-box domain-containing protein 16-like — MASDPRAAAVASGPSSSVFLPPPSPSDGELLRSLHRLARDLSVVETPAPFLRAAFASISRRSKLLAAAFDDLLLCSAAGEMPRSASLCLREVLLVLQRFKAVVADCSARSRMLLLLQSDEMEAELRELHHDLATLLDLLPVVELGLADDVLDVLALASRQCRRCSPAHEAEQALKASVLSLIQEIEREIVPERERLEEILEEVGINDPASCSEEIESLEQEIGDRASEKWTSSMIALVGLLRYAKCVLFSATPRPSDSNSKADVEVEDGEPPAPPSDFRCPISLDLMRDPVVVASGQTYDRESIDRWFSSGKSTCPKTGQVLANLELVPNKALKNLISKWCRENGVAMEACEASKSEQAQAVAANKAALEAARMTASFLVRKLSVSFSPDAANRVVHEIRLLSKSGSENRAFVGEAGAVPLLVPLLYSEDAGLQLNAVTALLNLSILEANKKRIMHADGAVEAVAHIMSSGATWRAKENAAAAVLSLASVHSYRRRLGRNQSVVEKLVHLVRTGPTSTKKDALAALLTLAGERENVGKLVDAGVAEVALSTISKEETAAAVLAALAKRGGAEAIVNIDGAVARLVAEMRRGTDWARENATAALVLLCRRLGAPAVTQVMAVPGVEWAIWELMSIGTERARRKAASLGRICRRWAAASAADGERGAGCPVATVVPPAMMAS, encoded by the coding sequence ATGGCCAGTGATcccagggcggcggcggtggcctccgggccgtcgtcgtcggtgttCCTGCCGCCCCCGTCGCCGTCCGACGGGGAGCTGCTCCGGTCGCTGCACCGCCTGGCGCGCGACCTGTCCGTCGTCGAGACGCCCGCGCCGTTCCTGCGGGCGGCGTTCGCGTCTATCTCGAGGCGGTCCAAGCTGCTGGCGGCCGCGTTCGACGACCTGCTGCTGTGCAGCGCCGCCGGGGAGATGCCGCGGTCGGCGTCGCTGTGCCTGCGGGAGGTGCTCCTGGTGCTGCAGCGGTTCAAGGCGGTCGTGGCCGACTGCTCCGCGCGGAGccggatgctgctgctgctgcagtcgGACGAGATGGAGGCGGAGCTGAGGGAGCTCCACCACGACCTGGCCACGCTGCTCGACCTCTTGCCGGTCGTCGAGCTGGGGCTCGCCGACGACGTGCTCGACGTTCTCGCCCTCGCGTCGCGCCAGTGCCGGCGGTGCTCGCCGGCGCATGAGGCGGAGCAGGCGCTGAAGGCGAGCGTGCTGTCCTTGATACAGGAAATCGAGCGGGAGATCGTGCCAGAGCGGGAGAGGCTGGAGGAGATCCTGGAGGAGGTCGGCATCAACGACCCGGCGAGCTGCAGCGAAGAGATCGAGAGCCTGGAGCAGGAGATCGGCGACCGTGCATCGGAGAAATGGACGTCGTCCATGATCGCTCTCGTCGGGCTCCTCCGGTATGCAAAGTGCGTCCTGTTCAGCGCCACGCCTCGCCCTTCAGATTCGAATTCCAAGGCTGACGTCGAGGTTGAAGACGGGGAGCCCCCGGCGCCGCCTTCGGACTTCCGGTGCCCAATCTCACTCGATCTAATGCGCgaccccgtcgtcgtcgcaagTGGCCAGACATACGATCGCGAGTCGATCGACCGGTGGTTCAGCTCCGGCAAGTCAACGTGCCCCAAGACAGGGCAGGTCTTGGCCAATCTGGAGCTCGTGCCAAACAAAGCTCTCAAGAACCTCATCTCCAAGTGGTGCCGGGAGAACGGCGTCGCCATGGAAGCCTGCGAAGCTAGCAAGAGCGAGCAGGCCCAGGCGGTGGCTGCGAACAAGGCCGcgctggaggcggcgcggatgaCCGCCTCGTTTCTTGTGAGGAAGCTCTCTGTCTCCTTCTCCCCTGATGCCGCCAACCGCGTCGTGCACGAGATCCGGCTGCTATCCAAGTCTGGCTCAGAGAACCGAGCGTTCGTCGGAGAGGCCGGAGCCGTGCCTTTGCTCGTGCCCCTGCTCTACTCCGAGGATGCCGGACTCCAGCTCAACGCCGTCACGGCGCTGCTCAATCTCTCCATTCTCGAGGCCAACAAGAAGCGCATCATgcacgccgacggcgccgtcgaggCGGTCGCCCATATCATGAGCTCCGGCGCGACGTGGCGAGCCAAGGAGaacgccgcggccgccgtgctCAGCCTGGCATCCGTGCATTCCTACCGTCGCAGGCTTGGCAGGAACCAATCTGTCGTCGAAAAATTAGTGCATCTCGTGCGCACCGGCCCGACGAGCACAAAGAAGGACGCATTGGCCGCGCTGCTGACGCTGGCCGGCGAGAGGGAGAACGTCGGCAAGCTCGTTGACGCGGGCGTCGCTGAGGTGGCGCTGTCCACGATTAGCAAGGAGGAGACCGCAGCGGCCGTGCTCGCAGCGCTAGCCAAGCGCGGGGGTGCGGAGGCGATCGTCAACATCGACGGCGCCGTGGCGCGTCTCGTGGCCGAAATGAGGCGCGGCACGGACTGGGCCAGGGAGAACGCCACGGCGGCGCTCGTGCTGCTCTGCCGGCGCCTGGGCGCACCGGCGGTGACCCAGGTCATGGCCGTGCCCGGCGTGGAATGGGCGATCTGGGAGCTGATGAGCATCGGCACGGAGCGCGCCCGGCGCAAGGCCGCGTCGCTCGGCCGGATATGCCGGCGGTGGGCAGCCGCCTCTGCCGCCGACGGGGAGCGAGGCGCCGGTTGCCCAGTCGCCACCGTGGTGCCTCCGGCCATGATGGCTTCGTGA
- the LOC102710925 gene encoding uncharacterized protein LOC102710925 isoform X2 — MASSRGRWRWSCRSMLKLVVALCFLAVAISLCFVCFSWDCSGSGCGCRGRTALLRLDCGTRATAHFGANQENSSRARRWRRLLAEGPGSYPPRCAAKCGACVPCYPVHVAVPPGVPVTTEYYPEAWRCKCGNRLYMP, encoded by the exons ATGGCGAGCTCCCGGGGGAGGTGGAGATGGAGCTGCAGATCGATGCTAAAGCTGGTGGTGGCCTTGTGCTTCCTCGCTGTGGCCATCTCCCTGTGCTTCGTCTGCTTCAGCTGGGATTGCAGTGGCAGTGGCTGCGGATGCAGGGGGCGTACTGCGCTGCTCCGTTTAG ATTGCGGGACGCGAGCAACAGCGCATTTTGGCGCTAATCAG GAGAACAGCTCGAGAgcccggcgatggcggcggctgctggcgGAGGGGCCGGGATCGTATCCACCCCGGTGCGCGGCAAAGTGCGGCGCCTGCGTCCCGTGCTACCCGGTGcacgtcgccgtgccgcccggCGTCCCGGTCACCACCGAGTACTACCCGGAGGCGTGGCGGTGCAAGTGCGGCAACCGGCTCTACATGCCATGA
- the LOC102710925 gene encoding uncharacterized protein LOC102710925 isoform X1, translating into MASSRGRWRWSCRSMLKLVVALCFLAVAISLCFVCFSWDCSGSGCGCRGRTALLRLDCGTRATAHFGANQQENSSRARRWRRLLAEGPGSYPPRCAAKCGACVPCYPVHVAVPPGVPVTTEYYPEAWRCKCGNRLYMP; encoded by the exons ATGGCGAGCTCCCGGGGGAGGTGGAGATGGAGCTGCAGATCGATGCTAAAGCTGGTGGTGGCCTTGTGCTTCCTCGCTGTGGCCATCTCCCTGTGCTTCGTCTGCTTCAGCTGGGATTGCAGTGGCAGTGGCTGCGGATGCAGGGGGCGTACTGCGCTGCTCCGTTTAG ATTGCGGGACGCGAGCAACAGCGCATTTTGGCGCTAATCAG CAGGAGAACAGCTCGAGAgcccggcgatggcggcggctgctggcgGAGGGGCCGGGATCGTATCCACCCCGGTGCGCGGCAAAGTGCGGCGCCTGCGTCCCGTGCTACCCGGTGcacgtcgccgtgccgcccggCGTCCCGGTCACCACCGAGTACTACCCGGAGGCGTGGCGGTGCAAGTGCGGCAACCGGCTCTACATGCCATGA